TACACGTGTATAATAGTTACGCTGAAAGGTGCCCACAGGTCACCTCTGAAAAAGTGCTATTTGCGTAGTAATATTAaggttctaaaaatagaattctgccgtaaggtgaccagaggtaaccgaTGTCAATATCGGTGTATTAGCAAGggcaatgtaaaaaataatcggTGTTTGGAGATAACAGATAACCAGTCAATGTCTGTATATCCCTTTAAACGATAACCATTTTATCATACGAGAAAGGTATAACCAAATGATGTTTCAAAGTATTGATTACAAAGCGTCAACTAACACATACAGACTATGGTTACCTCTGGCCACCTTACACagctatatatttattttctttaatttcatcatataaacagcaaattattttaaaacaaccaTTTAACTTAACAATAAAGGGGGGGACTGGCAACATCTGGGCATCTGACACAGAAACAGACGATATATTGTTATGTCTGGTCTTATATCAAAACATCTTATCAAAATCTGGTTAAgtgatacatatataaaataagataaaccCTGGTTACTCAATACAGATATATACTTAGGTTACCTGTGGTCACCTTACACAGATATATACAAGGGTTACCTCTGATCACctttaacatatatatacttaGTTAGCCCTGGTCACCTTACATGTATATCGACTATGGTTACATCAGGTAACCTTACACAAGTATAGACTtgggttacctctggtcacctaacACAAGTATAGACTTTGGtcacctctggtcaccttacacagATCTAGTTAAAGAATCAGATATATACTAGGTTAACCTCTGGTCACGGTTCATAGAAATAGACTGTGgtaacctctggtcaccttacacatATATAGacttggttacctctggtcaacATACACATATAAAGACCTGGTTACCTCTTGTCACCTAACACGTATCTAGATAAAGACACAAGTATAGACTTGGATTCAATCTGGTCACATTACACCGATATAGACCTTGATTACTTGTGGTCTCCTTATTTGTATATAGATTTGGGTGACCAATGGTcatctaacatatatatagaaggattacctctggtcaccttacactTATTTAGACTTGggtgacctctggtcaccttacacagggtgtgtttggatataaacctgaggcggcctatggttacccatatatacctatggtttgatattttgtgtataaaatatcaaaccataggtaccaatgggtaaccataggccgcctcaggcgtatatccaaacacacccacAGATTTAAATATCGTTCATAGATATAGACtgtggttacctctggtcaccttacatatatatagacttggggtgtgtttggatatacgcctgaggcggcctatggttacccataggtacctatggttgGATATTTTATACAcagggtgtgtttggatatacacctgaggcggcctatggttacccataggtacctatggtttgatattttgtgtataaaatatcaaactaaAGGTACTTATTggtaaccataggccgcctcaggtgtatatccaaacacacccatAAAGGCCATAGGCCGCCTCAGgtgtatatccaaacacacccttGGTTACCTCTGGCCACCTTACACATTTCTAGATATAGACTTGAGGTGTATCCGGTCACATTACAGAGATAatgggtgtgtttggatatacgcctgaggcagcctatggttacccataggtacctatggtttgatattttacatataaaatatcaaaccataggtacctatgggtaaccatagTCTGCCTtaggcgtatatccaaacacccCCATTGACATAAGTTACCTATCGCAACCTTACATGTATATAGACTGGTTACATCTGGTCACCTTACACTGATATAGAATGGGGTTGCCTATGGTCACCTTACATAGATCTCGATACAGACACAGATAAATACTAGGTAACGTCTAGTCACCGTTCATATGTACCTTACACATATATAAACTGAGTGACCTCTGGTCATCTTGGTACGCTGACCAGAGGTAACCCAAGACTATATTTGTGTTAGGTGACCACAGGTCACCAAAGGTCACCAAAGACTGATATATGTGTACGGTGAGCAAAGGTCACTCAAGACTTATATCTGTAACCAGAGGTAACCCAAGTCTATATATGTGTAAGATGACCACAGGTCATCTAAGACTGATATATGTGTATGGTGACAAGAGATAACCCAAGTCTATATATGTGTACGGTGACAAGAGGTAACCCAAGACtatatatatttgtaaggtgaccagaggtaaagCAAGACTATATATGTGTTTTGTGACCAGAGATAACCCAGGACTATCTATGTGTAAGGTTACAGAGATAACCCAAGTCTATATTACTGTAAGGTGACCAGATGTTACCCATGTCTATATCTGTGTGCAGTAAACAGAGGTAACCCAAGACTATATCTCTGTGAGGTGTTATCATGTGTTTATCTGTGTAAGGTGACCAAACGTAACCCATGTCTTTTATCAGTGTAAGGTGACCAGATGTTACCATGAGTATATCTGTGTACGGTGATTAGAGATAACCCAGGTATATATCTGTATAATTTGACGAGAGGTATCCCCAAACTATAGCTGTGTTAGATGACCAGATTTAACTAAAGTCTATATATGTGTAAGGTGACCACAAATTaccaaagtatatatatatatataaataggtttgaacgttgttttcaatttagacttgtttatattttttcgtttgggcttgtattatatttgccttcgggtttatatgatccgttcatcctattttgactctttcaaaattcaagagtctatcctaaattgaggtaagttttatggccttccaaataccgtttcgattcctaacatcactgaagagacatcaaTTGTctaaatccggatatggtgtacaaatTTTTGCACCTTATGTTTGCGGTATACCATCTTTTCCGCAagtttgttgttttctgtttgataataaattaataataagatCCATTTTGTAACACCTGGTGATCCGTTTATTTGgaaatcgccaatggcagtcaacagagtttaagaacatcagttgttcgacctgctagtcaaatgcgttttgttaaaatattctttctcacttttttggtcttttggaaaatgttgtttgtgctgtatttagacccctctaccaagaaattgttttacatgcacacgtataaaaattgcggtttttatccaacgcaatcataggtttgaacgttgttttcaatttagacttgtttatatattatatatgtgtaTAAGGTGACCAGATGTAACCCAATGCAATTGTAAGCGGATAGCAGATTTCAAAGTTttctaatttttacatttttttctttgcagTTTGAAACAATGATaacaatgttttttaaaatgttttatgcaCGAATATTGCAAAAATATCACTTTTATTCTGTTTACCCTGTATCAACTATATGTAACGTTCGTGAAATAATGTACTTTTTTCGCTTAGATATACATTTTCAACCGTTTCTGTTGGATGACCTAGCGTAACTATTATTCTTATGCATAGTTATAATGGTGAAATGTAATCTCTTTTTGGTGATACTATGGCAACAATCTACAtctatttaatacaaaatattgcaaaaaggggatGAACAAGTCTCCAAAGTGTGGTTCAAAGTTGAATTTCAATCCATTATttagtgatacctttcctgaaactaTAGACATTTATTTACAGACGTGTAAAAAAAACTATACCTTTTTCCCCgtttttacataaaattgaattgaaaagatcgagggtcaaatttttgttgaaaaatactACAGTAATTTCCGGACCTATGGGCGGTACGGATGTGAAAATCAAAATAGcatataaaacatgctaaaacatTCTAGACATATAAACCTACTGTCAgttactgtgagtactctcagatctttacTAATGGCCTTTTTGTTTTTGGGATGTATAAGTGCCCAGCCACTATcactctttttttgttttttctatgtgtatccatctgacgagttaagcctttgtcaactgatttttatttttactgttacaccactgtcccaggttcgggagagggtttggatcccgctaacatatttaacgccgccacattatgtatgtatgttcctgtcttaagtcaggagcctgtaattcagtggttgtcgttggttgctgtgttacatatatgtttcttgtacatttatttgtaggtcgttagttttctcgtttgaattttttacatttgtcattccaggaccgtttatagctgactatgatgtatgggatttgctcattgttgaaggccgtacggtgacaaatagttgttaatttctgtgtcatttggtctcttgtgaagagttgtctcattggcaattacaccatatattcttttttatattggaaggctatattattcttcaactatctaaattcaattttattgtacaaaatctTTTATGCTTACACatggccaaaatgcgaaactaatcttctaactgtgtattgttACCTTCACTGTTTAGTTAATTTTTGATAATggccatttgacgtggctcggtacttatacatcccgtcatatAGTGTTGTTGTGCTTTGGTGAAATTTGTATGCTTGTCTTTTTTGCTGGTGTGCTGTGTCTGTATGTCTTTTCCCGCTTCTTTGAtgacatagttgtttgtttttatagtgattaagattataacacaataatgactgctgtacccctattttggacatttttttcttttatctctgtttgttttgatcacacatcgttatcaatataatgtaatttcatgcgactgtcatacaagtgggaggttaagcaagctataaaaccaggtttagttcacaccattttctacataagaaaatgcctgtaccaattcaggaatatgacaggtggtatccattcatttaatgtgttttagcttattattttgctatttgattagggactttccgatttgaattttactcttaattacaccttatgtaagaatccctGGGTATTGATTGTTTTTTGGACAATTGAAAAGTCTATGGTTTTGCAGGGGAAAACCCAAAAATTATTTTGAGCAAAAACAAAATAGGAGGTGCTCAATAGCATTACATCATGAAGAATCTGAGAAAGTTTTATCAAATAATATTAAGTGGTTCAGGAGAAGTTGCGGATACAACATTGGTACCCTCATTTTTAGGCAATGGCAAAGTCcatgttttttaaatagaaatccCAAAAATTATATTGAACTAAAACGAAATAAGAAAAAGagtggcaaaagataccaaagggacgttGAATctcataattaattaaaaaaaaaaaaactgacaaagccatggttaaaaaagaagcagacacagacaaacagacaaacaacacttaacacaacatagaaaaataaagattgagacacacgaaccccaccaaaaactgggggtgatctcaggtgctccggaaggataagcagatccaaTAAGAGGTGCACAATGGTTCAAGTCTACGAAGtctcattcatgttttttttaaccatttcattGTCTTCTCTTCTCTTGGTATACAGTTTCAGCGTCATTTGATATTGAAGATTACGTCAACATTAATATATTACCTTTACAATAGCTTCACTGAGGAGTTACATTTCAGCGGAGgaaatgtatttatatgtatcTTTGTGAATATTTGGGATCACGACAGATCAACCAATCAGCTGAATTTCAAGTATTGGAATTGTGTATTTTTAACGCTGTTTTTGCATACTTAATAGGATAAAAATGTAATGCTGTTAGTATACATAAAACAGGCAATAACTCTCGTTACTCCTGGGAAAATTGCCGGGATTTTGCAACCTAAATgggtaatttaaaattaatatttttgtttcgtCGAACTTTTACCTTACGTTCATGGTTCATATGCCAATGTTGGATTTCTTTGAattggtctgtttttcagataCTTTAGGATAGTCAAACTATGTATGGCGTATTTAATAATTGTAGGGTGTACCAATCTGTCCGGCATGTGTCATTTTACCTTGAcatcatttcatggttcattttttTCTATGAGGTTTGTTTCTGAGAAAATTTTAGCAATATGCTAACGGAATTCGATGTTAGGAATGATTGTAAAGCCTACATGTCTGTGTGAAAGGGTTTAGTTCGACTTTAATGCATTACATTTATCACTTACATGTTAATTTAAAGTAAtgcttgaagaaaaaaatcttttttgtattATCAACATAAATTAAAATGAGAATATTAGAACAGGCGACAAATAtaagtgtgtccactcttgttgcTTTTCGGTCAATTCCtgcaaattgatatatatatatatatatatatatatatatagctattaaaACCAGGTTAGCGATTCAGGCTCCTATGAGTAAAGTTAGATTACCGGAAATCGTTAAAGTGTGACCTTATCTTGGCCTCAATTTCACAGCCCAATAACAGAGATTCATCGAATGAGCGATTTAGACACCTAGTATATTGTTTAATTATATAACAATTTGTACATTATGGAATGTATTAGGCTGTCGTCATCACGGTCTGTGGCATAACGAtaactgttttgttatatatttatatgtcttTATTAAATTGATTGCTGTTTTACTTACAGCggcaaataacaaataattttcataacGATAATATAAGTTTACTTAATTCTTCACTATTGAAAACAGAAATGTGGGTTGGTTAACAATTTTCCAAAATAAACTGATTTCTGATAGAATAATAAAAGTCGATACCCATGAATTCATATATATCTCGAACATTTTCACACGTTGATGAGAAATAAACtaaaatcaataatcaaaaaCCTAGCAAAACACAGCTTtcataaacactttttttcaaaatagtaaaGGTTTATGATTCGTATCTCAAGGGAGAACAGAAGTAAGCATACAAAATAGTGTTTTTGCTTCCTGTGGTGTGTCCACGACGTTGAAATCATCCAGATTCACACTTGTAATTTGCTGGATGAATTGACAGAACTCTTCTGAACAGCCTCTGGGCAGCATTGGTTTGGTGTAGAGCCTAGTAATGTCATCAAAGATACTTTCGTCACATGGTATGTCATAGGAATAGTCGACAGCGTCATAAAGTAGTGGCTGGTTGTACATAACATCCGGGACGCCATAGTTTTGATCAACTTGACGTTGTGACCGAATTCTATGACTATTccacatatttttgaaaatatctaaatgtTGTTGTATAACTGGCAGGAAACAAAAACGTACACACTCTAGATGAACTGGATTTGTGTTATTGAGCTCTCCGTTATCTATCATGTCTTTAAACATATTTCTCCAGAATGTGGTGAAGTAAGGACACAGAAAACTCCACAGCATCTCAATCCTTTGATTCCCAGTTGATCGCCCCTCAGAAAAACTTCTGTACCCTGACATGTTATCATTGTGAACTGCACGTAACGCTATTTGTATCGACCTTATAATAACGTTCTCCGTACCAGCATCTGACCGAACCAATCGTGGAACACGCTTGGATTGTCTAAGGAATTCTACAAAATTAAGCGCAACATTACGTGGGTTTTTATTCGTATGACTTGCAGTTAGCCAAATGATTTTTCGAGAAAAGCCATCGATTGCTCCATGCACTGATATTCCAAAGGGTTTGAGTTTATCATATCCATCTATGTGAATACAAAAATTTGGTCCTAGATTACAATATCTTCTTCGCACAAGTCGACGTCGAGATCTTGCAACTACACCATCATAATGTATAGCTTTCAGTGCAATTCTCACCGTTTCCTGAGTAGCATTGATGCCACAGCAAGAATTAAGTATTTTCCACATTGCTCTATATCCAATATTAGAGTATCCTTGTTTGTGCAGTTGAATTATCTTTTGAACGATATTAATCAATGGACTCTCTGCACCATATCTTCTCAGTCGAAGTCTTTTCATCATTCTGTAGACTGTCTTAACACTAACAAATTTATTATGAACGAAAAGTAAAAATCCAGCTATTTCTTTAGCCGTATATGAAGAAGTAAAATAATAAGCAACTAACTCATCCGTTGAAGCAGTGTCACCTGGGTAACGCAAAGGATTTACAGTGTCAGCCATTTTATAAtatgttctgaaaaaaaaagtaaacggttaTATACTTCAAAAGCAAAATCGTAACTAAAACATGCTTATAATGAGGCAAGCATGTTGGAGGTCACAGATTGAGAATAAAGCCAGTTTTAAGTTCAACTTTTCATTCTATTTAAATTAGGGGTTCATATTGTATTGTACATTTCATGATGACTTTTTGTTGACGCAACTGCACGTACTTAAATACTTTCGTTATGACCTTGTTAATTTATCAGTTCCTTCTACATTACTATTTTCTGAATATGTTGCAGATTTCGCAAATTCACAACTTTTTTtgcagaaaacaaaatatgagcCAACGAACATGGAAGTTACCTTTTTGGTTTATTTACAAATTCAGCAAACATATCTACATACATCTTACAAACATATAGAAAAAATCCCTGAAGTTTAATACTACCAGTAAATGCAGTTGTAACTAATAAAGGAGAAACAATATCTTGAAAATCTGAATTTTAGATTATCATTCCCAATCCTACTCTGAGCAGCACTTTCATAATTTATTTCACGCTTTCAAAAATTGCCGTGAATTCTTTCAAAcaatgcatttttgttaataaaattaaaaaataagagaTTTCCTCTCTCCAAATACACACTATACACATATATATCTTTATCGTAGTGACCACAGATAAATacccatataaaaatattttcaaataatttgaacttcgacaattaaaaaaaaatataaatgcaaaaaatgatatttgattcatatcatatgattttAGTATTTtggtaaacataaaaatattgtttgaacCATTCAAGTATCTGTATTTGCAGTTTTAGGACAAAACGACCAGCACTAAATGCTAGGATTTGAAGTAAGAACATAGGGTTGATacgttttaaaagataaacttgTATCAACTGGTGCAAGAAGATATGTGTCTAAAAAcgtcataaaaaacatatttttctacTTGAACCGAGTAGTGGCGTAGTTTTACTTATTTGTTGTCAAAATATGTCTATACACTGTACATATATAAACTTAAAGTTCATACCCTATATATGCGACAATATATAACTTAAAATACAGTCAGCTTCAATTGTCTTTCAATTGAAAGCTGTTGATTTACATACTGAACAGCTTGATCTATGTCAAACTGTGAAAAGAATGAAACATGTAAAAATCTAAGTTGCTCACATGATGATACAATCAAACAAATATcagtaaacataaaataaatttggcaTGCATCAAAAATGACAAGAAATTTGAAATTTCGAGACAAATCTGCAATGGTTGCAGCAGTAACCTTAGTGAATGAAATATAAAGGTGTCTCAGTTGTGAAGCATGTGACAATATTACTACTTGGTTATCATTTATTGATGTCCCACTTATATCAAGGGTGGTTAAATTTCGCAAGGACATTACAAATGCAAGATTGTTTAGCGGTGTTTCTGCTACATACAATTCTTGAATAGTAGGAGTAAGCTTTAGCATCAATTTGGTAAATCTGTGTGACCCAAAAGTAATATTTTGGTTACTTAGATTGAGACATACAAGCTGATTATTTTTCACGATCATTTCCATCATTGCAATGTCTATAGTATAGGAATCGTCAAATTCTACAATAGTCCACAAGCTTTGCATTTTTCGCACAACATCCTTTAGACCTCTGCATATTTTACAGACTGTATAAAGTAACTCCGACACAGGAATATAACTAAGTACCATTATCACTAATTCTTCAGGAAGGTCTAATAGACTAGCTGAAAATATTAAACAAGTGAATTATTGCAAACacctatattttataaatgtcatACTTATTTTTTCAAGAATCTAATatacttttattctatatgtacgAGTGCTCAGGTGAAGACCGAAGAGcgttgttttgttatatttgccattttataaattaaaacaaaattaaaatgtatcaatagcttcaaaagttatagatatattttgccattttaactgagtttacaaatggaaaatataacataataaaaccTCCAATGATGTTGACTTGAGTCTTTTTGTCGCTGTTTTTAAAAGAAGTAGAAGCTAGATATCTGCACTGAAATATATATCAAGCCACTCAGTGACTCACATAAAGTTTCAAGACACTTTATGTTAAAAAACTCCAATGATTGGAGACCATGGTTCAAAGGTAAATTACTCAGAAATGAGTATGCAACATTCACCAATTTTAGATATTGATAaattaattatgtatatttttcatgttaattAATTTTACTAATATTCCACGTTTGATATGGAAACAAGGTATGGGATACCCATAATTGCCACGTTTATTGCAAGCCGTTCACGTCAAAACTCagtatgtttaaaccatttttcgaaaaatttacacactgagaattagaaagaaaattactgagatgaaataaactgaaaaacacatcctgagaattgaaaattacacaatgagatttgtgcgcactttttctGCGCACAGATCTAATTTGCATATCTAATCTGTATCTATTACAATCTTAAACAACTAGGAGACAGAACTCGCTTTTAATTTGTAGCCTGAGTTCATGGCTCAAATTGTTATTTCGATTAAGTTTATGTCATCAGCAGTCCAAGGTCTGTTTAAGTTACGATTAGTAAAGATGTGAAGAATTTCCCTAAATCTCCTGTATCTTTAATTGACATTATTAGGAAACTCGAGAGTTCTAATGCATCTGTatgtatttaaaactttaaaaacaggtttaatccacatttttttacattataaaatgcctgtaccaagtcaggaatatgacagttgctctccattcgtttgatgtgtttgagccatCCCCTtgtttttgccatgtgataataaGGACTTTCTCTTTAGAATTGTCCTTGGAATtcggattttttgttattttactttttacaacttGCACACAACATGTACATAAATCTCATTGTGTAATTTTTGAagtctcagtgtgtaattttcaaagCTCACTgtgtgttatttatatttttgtaatctcagtgcgtctttttGATATCTCAATGTGTATGTTTTTATTCTTAGTGTGTGTTTTCAGGTTTTTTAATCTGTGGTTtgttttaattctcagtgtgttaatttttcgaaaaatgttttaaacatagttttgacgagaactgCTTGCCATATACGATGATATAACGTTACCACATCTCTGTTCATACACATATTATACTTACAGTAATTGCAAGGGATCTCTAAGCTGACCTGTAAAATACAAGAACAGATCAAAAGATTTAATCACATTATAAAGTGCCATAGTTTGTCAGCTTGGCGTGTGACATCAAATTTCCctcattttttaaactagctTATAATACAGACATTACAGCAATCGGACTTGAGTATGTACAGGTTCAAACAAAATCTTTTGTTAGCAACCTTGCTAGCTGAAGCGTAAAGTCGTTATTAGCTTATAAGGTTTACCTTTATTACCCTTATTTTGAAGTAGTTTAGTCCAAAAGACGATAAATTGATTAGTCCACTCTCAAATTAGGGTAGTAAAGGTAAACCTAAGAACGATGTTACGCTTCAGCTAGCAAGAAAGGTAATCAAAGTTTTTGATTGAACGTACATAGTCAAATCCGATGGCTGTAATGTTCAACATGATTAGACAGTCATTTATTTATTCCTGGTATGGCGGACTAAAACAGCTTATTTTTAATACGAAGTTAACAATACGTCATGTcagtatttattgtaaaaaaaatatggaaaataaggATAGATCATAGAGGGAAATTTTTGTTTactaaatttgagaatggaaattgggaatgtgctaaagagacaacaacctgactaaagaacagaaaacagttgACAAAATTTGTCGTCTTTGTACTGTTTATTGCACACACAAAAACATTGCGGTAGgggctttgcccattgttaaaggccgtacggtgacctataatagttgttaatttctgtgtcatttggtctcttgtgaagagttgtctcattggcaattacaccacatcttcttttttatattaaccgaACAATTATAATTAATCTGCCCCGTCATTTTTTCAGTACTGCAcgagattttttttctcgctgAACACTTCGAAGTAACAAGAGTCACAAGAACAGTCATTGGAACTTTATATAGGGGGAGGGGGTCTATATAGTTCAAATGAACTCGTAGTGACTCAGTATTAAAACATCAAAGGATCTTATTTTGCCGCAActgtgaattaaaaaaatcagaactcGACTGGCTCTCTCCAACGTAAATTTCGTGACACTATGTTAATTTATAGTTAAACCTGATTATTTTATGAGGCGACCATTTTACTTTCACAGCTGGAGAAAAagggttgtgtttttttttgcatcaaaaacaaaattcccCTAACGTGTGTATACTACGGCAGACACGTGGAAAAGCCTTTTTATAGAagtttttttacaacaataacttaatgattgattgattgattgttgtttgtttaacgcCACATGAGCAcaacaaggctatatcgcggcgagatatcatttaataaattgtttcttATCTTACCTCCATTTGCTTGAAATAAAATGCTCAAATGTGATGGCGACCTGATCCttccaaaatcaaaatgaaaatgaacaggTTAAAATCGTGCCATATTTATCTCGATTTAGCTGAAAACTTTCCCGTTGCTCgccttaatttaaaacaatttgttgctttataaaacaatatatcgaagaaaaaaaggcaattgattattattgcatgatatttttattgactta
Above is a window of Mytilus galloprovincialis chromosome 7, xbMytGall1.hap1.1, whole genome shotgun sequence DNA encoding:
- the LOC143082553 gene encoding uncharacterized protein LOC143082553, whose product is MADTVNPLRYPGDTASTDELVAYYFTSSYTAKEIAGFLLFVHNKFVSVKTVYRMMKRLRLRRYGAESPLINIVQKIIQLHKQGYSNIGYRAMWKILNSCCGINATQETVRIALKAIHYDGVVARSRRRLVRRRYCNLGPNFCIHIDGYDKLKPFGISVHGAIDGFSRKIIWLTASHTNKNPRNVALNFVEFLRQSKRVPRLVRSDAGTENVIIRSIQIALRAVHNDNMSGYRSFSEGRSTGNQRIEMLWSFLCPYFTTFWRNMFKDMIDNGELNNTNPVHLECVRFCFLPVIQQHLDIFKNMWNSHRIRSQRQVDQNYGVPDVMYNQPLLYDAVDYSYDIPCDESIFDDITRLYTKPMLPRGCSEEFCQFIQQITSVNLDDFNVVDTPQEAKTLFCMLTSVLP